One Hymenobacter psoromatis genomic window, GTCAACACGAGCCCGGTAACAAATTGAAATACAAAACAGCAGACCAGCGCGATTTCAAGCGGTGGGTAGCGGTAAAGACGACGGGCTTGCAGCATGAAGGCCGCGTGCGCTTGCCCGCCCCACACCCCGGCCAAGTGATTGGTTAGGTGGAGCAACGCGAAGAGCACGATTGGCAGCGCCGAAACCCCGTGCATGGTCGCGAGACGAGAAGAGGTCTCGGCTTGAAGGCACACCGCTGGCTTATCCAGGAAGCACACGGCTGTCAACAAACCCCACAGGCCGAGCCATGCTTCATCGGCGTGGATTGCCCATAGCGTTTGGGAGTCGAGCCACTGCCCCATGAGCGAGTACAAGGCCGGCGCACCAACGCCGAAGTGGGCAATTGCGGTCGCGTTCAAGAATCCAGTGCCCGCGGTGCGAAACGCCACGTACGCGCAACAAACCGGAACGAGAAGAACGGGCACTAAAAAGAAGGGTGATACGCCCGAGATGCGCGACACCAACGCCGGGTAGACGAGGCACGCCACCGGCGCCACGAGGCGGAACAGGCGCGCGTCACTCCCCAGGGTTCCGTCGTTCACGTTTACTGATCTATCCATCGAATTACTTCAGTACACCAAGTCGAACGTCCAACGGCTTAACCCGAGGCAGGGGCCAAGGGTTTGCGGGGGCGGGAATCCATGGGTGTTATGAAACAAGTAGGGTAAAACCTCCGAGTCCGTGGCCAAATGGCATGGTCGCTCCTGATAAGGAGCCAAAACGCTGTAAACCATCGGTTTTTCAATGGTTTTACCTGCCCTTTAACGGAATTGAAAGTGGCTAGCGAAAACGAACGTCAAGAGTAGCATTTTATTTGTTCACTGAGCAATACATTGTCAGACAAGATAATAATTAAGATAAGCGCACACATGAGTGGCCGAGTCGGGGGGTGGCTTGTTTGTTTAACAACACCCTGGGTGCGTAAAACAACGCTAAGGAATACTGGGTTGATGGACTATTTCAAAAAACACCACTTAAAAAGCCCCACTGACAGCTTGCCGAGCAGGGCTTTTATCACTTATCCAAATTGAGTACTCCACGAAAGTAGACCGCAAGCGGCGTGGGCAGGCCAGCTGACCATATCGGCAATGGTCGTCGCGGAACAGCAGCGGCTACCAGGGCAGCGAGCCACCCGGTCCGGTGAAGGTGCCGGTCGGCTCGGTCTCGTCGAGAACCACGCGCACGATGTATTGAGCTCCTTGTTCAACCGTATCAGTGCCGGCACTGTTCATGGCCGTTTTCGTCGAGCCCGGACTCGCTATGTTGACTTTGATGTTGGTTTGCGCCAGGTCAATGGCGAAGGCCAGCGTCACGGCATTGAGCGCGGTTTTCGAGGCGGCATACACCACGCTGTACGCCTGCCGGTACGGGAAGGCCGGGTCCGCGTTTAAGGTAAGCGAGCCGAGCGGGCTCCCGACATTGACGATGCGGGCGGTGGGCGCTTCCCGCAGCAGCGGCAGCATAGCCTGGGTGACGGCAATTACCCCAAACACGTTCGTCTCGAAGACGGCCCGTACCTCGTCGAGCGAGGCGCTGCTCGCACGGCTATCCTGCATGATTGCTTCGTTCGAGCGGCCTGGTTGGCCCGCCTGGGCAATACCGGCGTTGTTGACAAGCACGTCGAGCCGGCCGAACGCGTGCCGGATACGCGCCGCGGCGGCGGCAATCGAGGCCGGCTGTGTCACGTCGAGTTGCAGAGCATGAGCCGCCGGGCCAATGGTCTGCGCCGCGTCTTTGCCGTTTTGGAGGCTGCGCGAGCCCACCAGTACGGTGTAGCCGTGCGCTACGAGGTCCTTGGCAATCTGGAGGCCAATACCTTGGTTGGCCCCGGTAACCAGGGCAACAAGTTGGGGGTGCATATATGGTTCTGGGGTAACGCGACCGGCTTCGTGAGGGTCACTTGGTTAAGCTGAAGTAGCGGTGCAAAGGTCCCGTCCCCAATCAAGCGACTTTTTGCCAAATGGCAAAAGGATTGCTGCTAGATGTTCTTTCTTATCCGACTCAGGGACGACTGGGTCATGCCCAGATAAGCGGCCACGTAGGCCAGCGGCACGCGGTTAGCGAGGTGCGGATACGTAATGAGGAAAGACCGATAGCGGGCGGCGGCATCCTGGACCACCAGGGGTAGGACGCGTTCCATCTTCACTCGTAGCGCCTGCGCAAGAATTTTCTGCGTGATAACCTCCCAGCCGGGAATAAGCTGAGCAAAGGCTTGCCACTGCTGCGCAGAGAAGACCACGAGCTGACAATGGGTGAGGGCCTGCGCCAAGCAGGGCGAAGGGGTGCCGGCGGCTTCCGGCGGCCGGATGTCCAGCAGCGGGTGCTGCTCCTCGATGAAGTAGCTGGTAAGCTCTTCCCCCTGCTCGGTATAGGAACCCACCCGCAGCACGCCCGCCTCTACGAAGCCCACCTGTTGCGCCACGAAATAGTCGCCTTTGCGCAAGGTAACGCGGGAAGCTTGGTGAGCTATTAGGTCTTGCTGGGGCTGGGTCAAGCGGCCGAATTGCAGTAAATAAGCGAAGAACTCTTTCATAGCTAGAAAAGCAAGCCAACCGGCCGAAAGTTGTTAGTTGGCCAAAAAGCATGCGCTGGTCGCCCAGCAGCCGGTTAGCTTAAAAAACGGTTGGGTTGGGGATAGCGGAACTTGCCGCCCCGTTATAGCGAGAACCTTAATTCCAGATGCATCAGGCTCTGAGTACTTACCGGCAATTTCTCGGCCTAGATAAACAGGATTTTGGGGTAGTTGTAGGTGCATTTTCCCCTCCTAATTCTGAGAAAAGTTCCTTAACGTAAGATTGCTTCCCGGACAACTCTGGAAATATGTGCGGTTTCCGATTGCCGACCTGTGTGGGAACAATGTGGTATTTTTCCAGTGTGGCATCTTAACGTGCAAATCCGCCTTTTTTCAAAAAGCAATCCTTAAAACCAATTAGGAATTATCGTTCCAAATAAATTAGCTTTGTGGAACAAACATTCCAACAGTTCATGAAAAAACTCCACGGCAAGGTGGCCGTCGTCACAGGCGCTACCAGCGGTATGGCCCTGGCCACCGCGAAATTATTTGTGGAACAGGGAGCCTCCGTGTTTATCACAGGGCGGCGGCAGCCGGAACTAGACGCAGCCGTGCAAGTCATTGGGCACGACGTAACCGGCGTGCGCTGCGATTCGGCCAACCTCGCCGACCTCGACCGACTGTTTGAGACTGTGCGGCGCGAGCGGGGCAAGCTGGACATCCTGTTTGCCAGCGCGGGCTATGCCGCGCCCGGCCCCACACTGGGCACCATCACCGAAGCGCACTTCGACCAAAATTTTAACCTGAACGCGAAAGGCACGCTTTTTACCGTGCAAAAGGCACTGCCGCTTTTGCAGGACGGGGCTTCGGTCATCATGACTGGTACAATGGCCACTACCAAAGCGGTGCCCGGCCTGAGCGCGTACAGCGCCAGCAAAGCGGCCTTGCATCAGTTTGCCCGCGTGTGGTCGCTGGAGTTAAAAAGCCGCAAAATTCGCTTCCACGTCATCAGCCCCGGCCCCATTAACACGCCCATTGTGGCCGGTTTGACGCCGGGACAGGTGGCGGGCTACGAGGTGCAGGTGCCCTTCAGCCGCATGGGGGAGCCAGTCGAGATTGCTGAAGCGGCCTTATTTCTGGCCTCGGATGACTCCACGTTCATCACCGGCACCGAGTTGACTGTGGACGGGGGTATCTCGCTGACGTAGGACGAATCAGTAGCCAAAATAGCCTTTAAATCAGTTTCTTAGCGTTTTTTCATATGACCACCCAACAACTGGCCGACCGCCTCGTGCATCTTTGCCGGCAGGGCCTGAACGCGCAGGCCCGCGCCGAGCTGTACGCCGACACGGCCGTGAGCCTCAAGCCGGAAAACGGCACCTTCCGCCCCGTGCGGGGCCTGGAGGCCATTCAGGCGGAAGGGGCCGCCTTCCTGAACTTGGTAGAAACGATGCACGAGTTGGTCGTTTCGGCCCCCTTGCTGGGGGAGCGGTATTTCAGCGTGGCCATGCAAATGGATATGACCCTGCGCGGCCCCGGCCGCCAGCAGGTGAGCGAAATCTGCGTTTACCAGGTGGCGGACGGGAAAATTGTGCAGGAGCAGTTTTTCTTTTAAGGACGGGCGGGGTACTCCGAACCCTGGGGCTGCCCGGCCGCAACGCCGAGCGGCGGGGTAGCTTTGCAGGGTAGTTTTACGGAGCTTTTCAGCATGGCACGCGGTAAGAAATTTGACGAAACCGAGATAGTGGAGAGAGCGATTCAGCTTTTCACCGCCACGGGCTACCACGGTACTTCAGCCCAGGACCTCGTGGCGGCGCTGGGCATCAGTCGATCCAGCCTCTACGATACGTTTGGCGACAAGCAGGGCCTGTTTCTGCGAGCCTTACGGCAGTACAACCAACGCGCCTTCGTGCCGATCATCGAACTGCTAGCCCTGGCCGACGACCTGCCCGCCACGCTGCGTCAGCTGTTTGACCTGGTTATCCAGCAGAACGAGCATTTGGGAGAGAAAGGCGGGTGCCTGATGGTGAACTCCACCACCGAACTGGCGACGAACGACCTGGCCGTGGGCACCCTAGTGCGCGCGAGTATGCAGGCCGTGGAGGAAGCCTTCTTCCTAGCATTCCGCAAAGCCCAGCAGTTGGGCACTATCCGCAGCCAGCACGACGCCCGG contains:
- a CDS encoding SDR family NAD(P)-dependent oxidoreductase, which gives rise to MHPQLVALVTGANQGIGLQIAKDLVAHGYTVLVGSRSLQNGKDAAQTIGPAAHALQLDVTQPASIAAAAARIRHAFGRLDVLVNNAGIAQAGQPGRSNEAIMQDSRASSASLDEVRAVFETNVFGVIAVTQAMLPLLREAPTARIVNVGSPLGSLTLNADPAFPYRQAYSVVYAASKTALNAVTLAFAIDLAQTNIKVNIASPGSTKTAMNSAGTDTVEQGAQYIVRVVLDETEPTGTFTGPGGSLPW
- a CDS encoding Crp/Fnr family transcriptional regulator, which produces MKEFFAYLLQFGRLTQPQQDLIAHQASRVTLRKGDYFVAQQVGFVEAGVLRVGSYTEQGEELTSYFIEEQHPLLDIRPPEAAGTPSPCLAQALTHCQLVVFSAQQWQAFAQLIPGWEVITQKILAQALRVKMERVLPLVVQDAAARYRSFLITYPHLANRVPLAYVAAYLGMTQSSLSRIRKNI
- a CDS encoding SDR family NAD(P)-dependent oxidoreductase, which encodes MKKLHGKVAVVTGATSGMALATAKLFVEQGASVFITGRRQPELDAAVQVIGHDVTGVRCDSANLADLDRLFETVRRERGKLDILFASAGYAAPGPTLGTITEAHFDQNFNLNAKGTLFTVQKALPLLQDGASVIMTGTMATTKAVPGLSAYSASKAALHQFARVWSLELKSRKIRFHVISPGPINTPIVAGLTPGQVAGYEVQVPFSRMGEPVEIAEAALFLASDDSTFITGTELTVDGGISLT
- a CDS encoding nuclear transport factor 2 family protein, which translates into the protein MTTQQLADRLVHLCRQGLNAQARAELYADTAVSLKPENGTFRPVRGLEAIQAEGAAFLNLVETMHELVVSAPLLGERYFSVAMQMDMTLRGPGRQQVSEICVYQVADGKIVQEQFFF
- a CDS encoding TetR/AcrR family transcriptional regulator; translated protein: MARGKKFDETEIVERAIQLFTATGYHGTSAQDLVAALGISRSSLYDTFGDKQGLFLRALRQYNQRAFVPIIELLALADDLPATLRQLFDLVIQQNEHLGEKGGCLMVNSTTELATNDLAVGTLVRASMQAVEEAFFLAFRKAQQLGTIRSQHDARALARSFHVTLTGLRVMAQAGAGKLAFEDVLNIALSLL